In one Oryzias latipes chromosome 13, ASM223467v1 genomic region, the following are encoded:
- the samsn1 gene encoding SAM domain-containing protein SAMSN-1 isoform X2, whose translation MLQRTASNVSDKTKSNKPKRSTSFGRFEGLRHHSSHAKPEDNGTTVLREDCESPDPHRSTGLGKKMKEISLTMRRKMGKKHVKSLSEETGDDTDKGPEAEQEAGRAAEKNSAKTSISLESLYSGQSSSSGVTSESNGSGQRDSLKLEEDGSYHGQFCGRARVHTDFVPSPYDTDSLKLKVGDIINIISKPPMGIWTGMLNNKVGNFKFIYVDVLEDEEEKEEAPKIRPQTLCRRPRPTTLLELLERLNLEEYASALLLNGYQTVEDLLHLQEKHLIELNVKDAEHRHKLLTVADYHYTEGEDVRDTEENRSSNSLQEEDSDCPRDSGCFIPSECSETKDDAEQVADATSS comes from the exons ATGTTACAAAGAACAGCATCCAACGTGTCAGACAAGACAAAGAGCAACAAACCGAAG CGCTCGACGAGCTTCGGTCGCTTCGAgggcctcaggcatcactcctCACACGCAAAACCAGAGGACAATGGAACAACAGTG CTCAGAGAGGACTGCGAAAGTCCAGACCCTCACAGATCTACTGGACTTGGAAAGAAGATGAAGGAGATTTCGTTAACCATGCGaaggaaaatgggaaaaaagcaCGTCAAGTCCTTGTCGGAGGAGACA GGGGATGACACTGACAAAGGCCCagaggcagagcaggaagcggGCCGGGCAGCTGAGAAGAACTCTGCAAAGACCAGCATCTCCCTGGAGAGTCTTTACAGCGGCCAGAGCTCGTCCA GTGGTGTGACCAGTGAATCCAATGGTTCTGGTCAGAGGGACAGTCTGAAGCTGGAGGAGGACGGCTCCTACCACGGACAGTTCTGCGGCAGGGCTCGCGTCCACACAGATTTTGTTCCCAGTCCGTATGACACAGACTCTCTCAAGCTGAAG GTGGGGGacatcatcaacatcatcagCAAGCCTCCAATGGGAATCTGGACGGGCATGCTGAACAACAAAGTCGGGAACTTCAAGTTCATCTACGTGGATGTCttggaggacgaggaggagaaggaggaagcGCCCAAAATCAGACCCCAGACGCTGTGCAGAAGACCTCGGCCCACAACGTtgctggagctgctggagcgCTTAAACCTGGAG gAGTACGCCTCTGCCCTGCTGCTGAACGGCTACCAGACGGTGGAGGATCTGCTCCACCTGCAGGAGAAGCACCTGATCGAGCTGAACGTCAAAGACGCCGAGCACAGACACAAGCTTCTGACTGTCGCTGATTACCACTACACAGAAG GTGAAGATGTCAGGGACACAGAGGAAAACAGATCCTCCAACAGTCTACAGGAAGAAGACAGCGACTGTCCCAGAGACTCGGGCTGCTTCATCCCATCCGAGTGTTCAGAAACCAAGGACGATGCAGAGCAGGTCGCAGATGCAACAAGTTCCTAA
- the hspa13 gene encoding heat shock 70 kDa protein 13, whose product MSGELSMIGSVILALFLAGYLGQQYLPPPKPKVIGLDLGTTFCSVGVFHPGTGEVEVIADEQGRKSIPSAVSFTATEVLAGHEALELADSNAHNTFYDAKRFIGKLFEPGLLEQESARYPFKVINNNGSAEFVVFTNRSFTVTPEFIGSRLLLKMKKMAELQLGVPIQKAVISVPAEFDERQRNYTQRAANLAGLEILRVINEPTAAAMAYGLHKVDVFNVLVVDLGGGTLDVSLLNKQGGMFLTRAMAGNNKLGGQDFSQKLLQYTTERVRQEFGVVPTLKEDIHHLRQAVEAAKLNLTLHATATVSVPLHLHSHQASGGPRTSAVLFRTVITRALFEELNEELFQKILAPIKTVLAEGHLGKEDVDEIVLVGGSTRIPRIREIIRQFFGKEPNTSVDPDLAVVTGVAIQAGIMGGSWPLQVSAVEIPNRHLRKTNFS is encoded by the exons ATGTCCGGAGAGCTGTCTATGATCG GCTCGGTCATCCTGGCTCTGTTTCTGGCTGGTTACCTCGGCCAGCAGTACTTGCCGCCTCCTAAGCCTAAAGTGatcggcctggatttgggcaccacGTTCTGCTCCGTGGGGGTCTTCCACCCGGGAACCGGGGAGGTGGAAGTGATAGCGGACGAGCAGGGGAGAAAGAGCATCCCCAGCGCCGTGTCCTTCACCGCCACAGAGGTGCTGGCTGGACACGAAGCCCTGGAGCTGGCGGACAGCAACGCCCACAACACCTTCTACGATGCGAAGAGGTTCATCGGAAAGCTCTTCGAGCCGGGACTGCTGGAACAGGAGAGCGCCCGGTACCCGTTCAAG GTCATCAACAACAATGGAAGCGCTGAGTTTGTGGTCTTCACCAATCGCTCCTTCACCGTGACCCCAGAGTTCATCGGCTCCAGgctgctgctgaagatgaagaagatggCCGAGCTCCAGCTGGGGGTTCCCATCCAGAAAGCTGTCATCTCAGTCCCTGCAGAGTTTGACGAGAGGCAGAGGAACTACACCCAGAGGGCCGCTAACCTTGCAG GTTTGGAAATCCTGCGCGTCATCAATGAGCCCACAGCTGCAGCCATGGCCTACGGCCTGCACAAAGTGGATGTGTTCAATGTCCTGGTGGTCGACCTCGGGGGCGGGACCTTGGATGTGTCTCTGCTCAACAAACAGGGCGGCATGTTCCTCACCCGGGCGATGGCAG gaaataacaAGCTGGGGGGTCAAGACTTCAGCCAGAAGCTGCTCCAGTACACCACAGAGAGAGTGCGTCAGGAGTTCGGTGTGGTCCCTACCCTCAAAGAGGACATCCATCACCTCCGGCAAGCAGTGGAAGCCGCCAAGCTCAACCTCACCCTCCACGCCACGGCTACAGTCAGCGTGCCGCTGCACCTTCACAGCCACCAGGCCTCCGGGGGCCCCAGGACCTCTGCGGTTCTCTTTCGGACGGTGATCACCCGCGCGCTCTTCGAGGAGCTCAACGAGGAGCTCTTCCAGAAGATCCTGGCGCCAATCAAGACCGTGTTGGCGGAAGGCCACCTCGGGAAGGAGGACGTGGATGAAATAGTGTTGGTTGGAGGCTCCACCCGGATACCACGGATCCGGGAGATCATCAGGCAGTTCTTTGGGAAGGAGCCCAACACGTCGGTGGACCCGGACCTGGCCGTGGTCACGGGCGTGGCCATTCAGGCCGGCATCATGGGCGGCTCCTGGCCGCTGCAAGTGAGCGCGGTGGAGATCCCCAACAGACACCTGCGCAAAACGAACTTCAGCTAA
- the LOC101156185 gene encoding glycerophosphodiester phosphodiesterase domain-containing protein 5 isoform X2 translates to MVKHQPLQVYERQLCLSCITGIYGCRWKRYQRSHDDTTKWELLWSFILLFTFCLLLVWFYFWWEAHNDYNEFNWLLYNRSGEWSDGTVPILATTAAGFTYVAFLMILALCHIALGQQLNLHWLHKIGVAAALLTTVVGVISVNQTWEQEWDIVPISLQATGPFLHMGALAAVTALSWIVAGQVARAEKPVFQVVVMLLYLSVLLGLYVVPLYITSPCIMDPSTLRPRPDVIGQRGAPMIAPENTFWSFHRSLQMNVTGFETDVTISVDGVPFLMHDLDLRRTTDVEKVFPERQTLNASSFNWTDLQQLNAGEWFLKDDPFWTVPSLSSSEKTKIANQSVCSLEELLKLASITNSSVVFRLQRPPPDHPHHHSWINDTLKVVQQSGIPQRLVMWTTDEQRAEVRQQAPGLIQTSLVKCSLQSLQQSDVSRMLLRYNRVSTNEVRNFSQSHIDLTLYTVNDPWLYSVLWCSGVSAVSSEAPHVLKKVPYPSWLMRPNEYCLMWVSADLISFAVIVGIFILQKYRMSGMRSYNPEQIMLSASVRTSSRDVNVMKEKLIFSEVRNDIGADEEPYMDGYNYYTNQSVIRGV, encoded by the exons TGGGAGCTGCTGTGGTctttcatcctcctcttcaccTTCTGTCTGCTGCTGGTCTGGTTCTACTTTTGGTGGGAGGCGCATAATGACTACAATGAGTTTAACTG GCTGTTATACAACCGCTCTGGGGAGTGGAGCGATGGCACTGTTCCCATTCTGGCCACCACTGCTGCAGGCTTCACCTACGTTGCGTTTTTAATG ATTTTAGCACTTTGCCACATAGCACTTGGTCAGCAGCTGAATTTGCACTGGCTCCACAAG ATAGGAGtagctgctgctctgctcaccACCGTTGTCGGGGTGATTTCTGTAAACCAAACCTGGGAGCAAGAGTGGGATATCGTCCCCATCTCCCTGCAG GCCACAGGTCCATTTTTGCACATGGGGGCTCTTGCGGCAGTCACAGCTCTCTCGTGGATCGTGGCGGGACAAGTGGCCCGAGCCGAAAAACCAG TGTTCCAGGTGGTGGTCATGCTACTATACCTCAGTGTGTTACTAGGGCTCTATGTGGTGCCTTTGTACATTACCTCCCCATGTATCATGGATCCTAGCACCCTGAGGCCCCGCCCTGATGTTATCGGCCAGCGGGGAGCACCCATG ATTGCTCCAGAAAACACATTCTGGTCTTTCCATCGATCTCTACAGATGAACGTCACAGGATTTGAAACAGATGTTACAATtag TGTTGATGGCGTGCCCTTCCTAATGCACGATCTCGATCTCCGGAGGACCACAGATGTGGAAAAGGTTTTTCCAGAGAGGCAAACACTCAACGCATCATCTTTCAACTGGACCGATCTGCAGCAGCTCAATGCTGGGGAGTGGTTCCTAAAG GACGACCCCTTCTGGACGGTTCCCAGCCTGTCCTCATCCGAGAAGACAAAGATCGCCAACCAGAGTGTGTGCAGCCTGGAGGAACTTCTAAAGCTGGCCTCCATTACCAACAGCTCTGTGGTTTTCCGACTGCAGAGACCCCCCCCGGatcacccccaccaccacagcTGGATCAATGATACGCTGAAAGTAGTGCAGCAGTCTGGGATACCTCAACGCCTG GTGATGTGGACTACTGATGAGCAAAGGGCTGAAGTGAGGCAGCAAGCGCCTGGCCTGATCCAGACATCACTGGTGAAATGCAGTCTTCAAAGTCTGCAGCAGTCTGACGTCAGCAGGATGCTGCTGAGATACAACAGAGTCAGCACAAACGAAGTCAG GAACTTCTCACAATCTCACATTGACCTCACCCTCTACACTGTCAATGATCCATGGCTGTACTCggtgctgtggtgcagcggaGTGTCCGCAGTCTCCTCTGAGGCCCCGCATGTCCTCAAAAAGGTGCCTTACCCAAGTTGGCTCATG aGACCAAATGAATACTGCCTGATGTGGGTGTCTGCAGACCTCATCTCCTTTGCTGTTATTGtaggaatatttattttacagaa GTATCGGATGAGCGGCATGCGCAGCTACAACCCTGAGCAGATCATGCTGAGCGCCTCGGTCAGGACGTCCAGTCGAGATGTCAACGTCATGAAGGAGAAACTCATCTTTTCTG AGGTGAGGAACGACATTGGAGCTGACGAGGAGCCGTACATGGATGGCTACAACTACTACACCAACCAGTCAGTGATTCGAGGTGTTTGA
- the LOC101156185 gene encoding glycerophosphodiester phosphodiesterase domain-containing protein 5 isoform X1: MVKHQPLQVYERQLCLSCITGIYGCRWKRYQRSHDDTTKWELLWSFILLFTFCLLLVWFYFWWEAHNDYNEFNWLLYNRSGEWSDGTVPILATTAAGFTYVAFLMILALCHIALGQQLNLHWLHKIGVAAALLTTVVGVISVNQTWEQEWDIVPISLQATGPFLHMGALAAVTALSWIVAGQVARAEKPVFQVVVMLLYLSVLLGLYVVPLYITSPCIMDPSTLRPRPDVIGQRGAPMIAPENTFWSFHRSLQMNVTGFETDVTISVDGVPFLMHDLDLRRTTDVEKVFPERQTLNASSFNWTDLQQLNAGEWFLKDDPFWTVPSLSSSEKTKIANQSVCSLEELLKLASITNSSVVFRLQRPPPDHPHHHSWINDTLKVVQQSGIPQRLVMWTTDEQRAEVRQQAPGLIQTSLVKCSLQSLQQSDVSRMLLRYNRVSTNEVRNFSQSHIDLTLYTVNDPWLYSVLWCSGVSAVSSEAPHVLKKVPYPSWLMRPNEYCLMWVSADLISFAVIVGIFILQNYHIIRYRMSGMRSYNPEQIMLSASVRTSSRDVNVMKEKLIFSEVRNDIGADEEPYMDGYNYYTNQSVIRGV, encoded by the exons TGGGAGCTGCTGTGGTctttcatcctcctcttcaccTTCTGTCTGCTGCTGGTCTGGTTCTACTTTTGGTGGGAGGCGCATAATGACTACAATGAGTTTAACTG GCTGTTATACAACCGCTCTGGGGAGTGGAGCGATGGCACTGTTCCCATTCTGGCCACCACTGCTGCAGGCTTCACCTACGTTGCGTTTTTAATG ATTTTAGCACTTTGCCACATAGCACTTGGTCAGCAGCTGAATTTGCACTGGCTCCACAAG ATAGGAGtagctgctgctctgctcaccACCGTTGTCGGGGTGATTTCTGTAAACCAAACCTGGGAGCAAGAGTGGGATATCGTCCCCATCTCCCTGCAG GCCACAGGTCCATTTTTGCACATGGGGGCTCTTGCGGCAGTCACAGCTCTCTCGTGGATCGTGGCGGGACAAGTGGCCCGAGCCGAAAAACCAG TGTTCCAGGTGGTGGTCATGCTACTATACCTCAGTGTGTTACTAGGGCTCTATGTGGTGCCTTTGTACATTACCTCCCCATGTATCATGGATCCTAGCACCCTGAGGCCCCGCCCTGATGTTATCGGCCAGCGGGGAGCACCCATG ATTGCTCCAGAAAACACATTCTGGTCTTTCCATCGATCTCTACAGATGAACGTCACAGGATTTGAAACAGATGTTACAATtag TGTTGATGGCGTGCCCTTCCTAATGCACGATCTCGATCTCCGGAGGACCACAGATGTGGAAAAGGTTTTTCCAGAGAGGCAAACACTCAACGCATCATCTTTCAACTGGACCGATCTGCAGCAGCTCAATGCTGGGGAGTGGTTCCTAAAG GACGACCCCTTCTGGACGGTTCCCAGCCTGTCCTCATCCGAGAAGACAAAGATCGCCAACCAGAGTGTGTGCAGCCTGGAGGAACTTCTAAAGCTGGCCTCCATTACCAACAGCTCTGTGGTTTTCCGACTGCAGAGACCCCCCCCGGatcacccccaccaccacagcTGGATCAATGATACGCTGAAAGTAGTGCAGCAGTCTGGGATACCTCAACGCCTG GTGATGTGGACTACTGATGAGCAAAGGGCTGAAGTGAGGCAGCAAGCGCCTGGCCTGATCCAGACATCACTGGTGAAATGCAGTCTTCAAAGTCTGCAGCAGTCTGACGTCAGCAGGATGCTGCTGAGATACAACAGAGTCAGCACAAACGAAGTCAG GAACTTCTCACAATCTCACATTGACCTCACCCTCTACACTGTCAATGATCCATGGCTGTACTCggtgctgtggtgcagcggaGTGTCCGCAGTCTCCTCTGAGGCCCCGCATGTCCTCAAAAAGGTGCCTTACCCAAGTTGGCTCATG aGACCAAATGAATACTGCCTGATGTGGGTGTCTGCAGACCTCATCTCCTTTGCTGTTATTGtaggaatatttattttacagaa CTATCACATAATCAG GTATCGGATGAGCGGCATGCGCAGCTACAACCCTGAGCAGATCATGCTGAGCGCCTCGGTCAGGACGTCCAGTCGAGATGTCAACGTCATGAAGGAGAAACTCATCTTTTCTG AGGTGAGGAACGACATTGGAGCTGACGAGGAGCCGTACATGGATGGCTACAACTACTACACCAACCAGTCAGTGATTCGAGGTGTTTGA